Below is a genomic region from Spongiibacter nanhainus.
GAAGAAGGCCATGATGAACAATAGCGTCCAGAAATTGGGGGTGATGACGGACGCGACAATCATGATCACGTAGAGAAAGGGGATATTGGACCAGATCTCGATAATGCGCTGAAAAATCAAATCGAAGGCACCGCCCCAGTAGCCCATCAGGCAGCCGATCGCCACGCCCACAGCGTAGTTAAAGGCCAGCAAAATCAGCGAAAAAAGCATTGCCGTGCGGAAGCCGTAAATCAAACGCGCCAGTACATCCCGGCCGCTGGTGTCGGTACCCAGATAGTGATGGCGGTCCAGGGAGGGGGCGTGAGGGGGGAAGTCGCCAGCCACCAGATCAGTCTCTAAGGGCCCCCATGGCACCGGGGGCATCACTACCCAGTTGGCACTGTCAGCACTGGCAAACTGGTTTTTCAGGTCCCGGTAATCGACTTCGTAATCATAATCCAGGCCAAAGTCCCGACCGCTGTACACCGCCCCGTAGGAGGGGAAGTACAGTTGGCCCTGATAGGAAACCACCAATGCCCGGTTGCTGGCCAACAGTTCGGCAGCAAAGCAGACCACGGTCAATACCAATAATAACCAGGCTGACACGTAGCCGCGACGTGAGCTCTTGAAGCGCTGCCAGCGTTTGCGGGCAACCGGGTTGCTGAGCAAGAACATCAGCCTGCCGCCCTCCCGCCAAAGCGAATCCGCGGGTCTACCAGGGCGACGCAGATATCCGAAAGAATATTGCCGATCAGGTAGAGCAGAGAAGATATCACCAGAATGCCCATCACAATGGGGTAGTCCCGTTCCAGAATCGCCTCGTAGCCCAATAGGCCAATGCCATCGATATTGAAGATGGTCTCGATCAAAAAAGAGCCGCCAATTAGCAGTGAGATATTGTTGCCAAAGGAAGTGGCAATGGGGATCAGGCTGTTGCGCAGCGCGTGACGGCGAACGCTCTGCCCCCGACTGAGGCCCTTGGCCGCAGCGGTGCGCATGTAGTCTGCAGACAGGTTGTCCATTAGCGCGTTTTTCATCATCAGCGTGGTTACCGCAAAGCTGCCCGCCAGATACGCGATCAAGGGCAGTACCGCGTGATGAAAGATATCCTGAGTTTTGCCCCAGGCGCTTAGATCGTCAAAATCATCGCTGACAAAGCCGCCCAGGGGAAACCAATCATAGTAACCCGCAAACAGGGATATCAGCGCAATACCGATAACATAGCTGGGCAGGGCATAGCCCAGAAACACGACTGCCGATGACAAGCTATCAAAGCGGCTGCCGTGGTACATGCCCTTGAATACACCGAGGGGAATACACACCAAGTAGGTGAGAATCAGTGTGGTCACACCGTAGAAAATCGACACCGGAAAGCGCTCTTTAATGATTTGCCATACCGGGTCTTGATAGCGAGTGGACAGGCCTAGATCAAACTGCAGGACTTTCTTCAACCAGATGCCGTAACTGATGAGTACTGGCTTATCAAAGCCATAGTACTTTTCCAGCTCAGCGATTTGTTCGTCGGAGAGGCTGCCGCCTCCCTGGCTGCGGTGCAGGCTGCCGGCCTCGCCACCGAGCTGCGCCTGGGTCATCAAGCGTTCGATGGGACCGCCGGGGACCACCCGGGTGATGGTGAAAACCAGCAAGGTAATACCAATAAAGGTCGGCACGATAAGCAACAGGCGGCGCAGAAAATAGCCGGTCGTGCCTTCCAGGAGAAATTGCCCCATGTGGTTTGTCTACACCCTCACCGCTTACAGCACAGTAGAAACGCCAAACCATAGCAAAGCCGCGAATGCGGCAACAAGCTATTTTGCGTTATAAATCAGCGGTAGTGATATCGACGAACAGGGTTAGCGACTGCCCCGGGCGGAGGTGGTTGCGAGAGGTGATGGAATTCCACTCCAGTATGTCGGCGACGTCGACCTTGAAGCGTCTGGCAATCGCCCACAAAGAATCGCCGTTGCGCACGGTGTAGCCCACTTTGCGAGTCATATCCCGGCCGCTGGCGCTGTTGATCCACACCGTCAATTGGTCACCCGGATGAATAATATCCCGGGCACTGAGGCGGTTCCAGCGCAGCAAATCGCGGGTGCTGACATCAAACTGGTTGGCGATCTTGCTGAG
It encodes:
- a CDS encoding ABC transporter permease, whose amino-acid sequence is MFLLSNPVARKRWQRFKSSRRGYVSAWLLLVLTVVCFAAELLASNRALVVSYQGQLYFPSYGAVYSGRDFGLDYDYEVDYRDLKNQFASADSANWVVMPPVPWGPLETDLVAGDFPPHAPSLDRHHYLGTDTSGRDVLARLIYGFRTAMLFSLILLAFNYAVGVAIGCLMGYWGGAFDLIFQRIIEIWSNIPFLYVIMIVASVITPNFWTLLFIMAFFGWTAMTWYMRTATYKEVARDYVMAARALGASGSRIMFRHILPNSVSTLITFVPFSVASGITALTALDYLGFGLPPPTPSWGELLKQGTENMESLWLVGSVVVAMTLILMLVAYIGEAIRDAYDPRQYSYYE
- a CDS encoding ABC transporter permease subunit, with amino-acid sequence MGQFLLEGTTGYFLRRLLLIVPTFIGITLLVFTITRVVPGGPIERLMTQAQLGGEAGSLHRSQGGGSLSDEQIAELEKYYGFDKPVLISYGIWLKKVLQFDLGLSTRYQDPVWQIIKERFPVSIFYGVTTLILTYLVCIPLGVFKGMYHGSRFDSLSSAVVFLGYALPSYVIGIALISLFAGYYDWFPLGGFVSDDFDDLSAWGKTQDIFHHAVLPLIAYLAGSFAVTTLMMKNALMDNLSADYMRTAAAKGLSRGQSVRRHALRNSLIPIATSFGNNISLLIGGSFLIETIFNIDGIGLLGYEAILERDYPIVMGILVISSLLYLIGNILSDICVALVDPRIRFGGRAAG